The region TGGGTACAGCCAAGGACGACGGTGTCCGGCGGCTCGGGCATACGCAGCCACGGGCGCAGCACGCGGCGCAACGCTTCCAGGGAAACCGGTTCGCCGTGCAGCTTCGCCTCGGCTATCTCTACCAGCTCCGCCGAGCCCAGCATTTCTATCTGGCATTCATTCGCGAAGCGGGCAATCAGTTCATGCGTATAAGGGCGCTTCACTGTGCCACGGGTCGCGAGCAGGCCCACAACGCCGTTCGCGGTCAGCCGTGCAGCAGGTTTAATCGCGGGAACGACGCCCACCACAGGAAACGCGAATTTTTCACGCAGCGCCGGGAGCGATACCGTACTGGCGGAGTTACAGGCGATAACGGCGAGCGCCAGGGGATAGCGCGCCTGAACGGCAGTCACAATCTCGACAACGCGCTCAACGATGAACGCCTCGCTCTTTTCGCCATAAGGAAAGGCAACGTTATCGAAGGCGTAGATGAAATGCAGATCCGGCAGGAGATGCCGGATCTCATCATAAACAGAGAGCCCACCCACACCGGAGTCAAACACCAGAATGGTTGGGCGAGCCTCAGAAGGTGTAGCTGCCTGACAAGTTGTATTCCCGTCCTGCAGTTTGGTAGCCATAAACCGTCTCGTAATCTTTATCGAACAGGTTAGCTATTTTACCACGAACTGTGAGATGGGAGGTGACCGGATAAGAAACCGCGACATCCCACAGGCTGACACTGCCGAGCTTCACTTTTTCTGATGGGAAAGTATTAAAGTTAGTATCCTCGCGCTCGCCGATATACTGATAAGTGACATCCCAGCCAAAGTCTGAAACTTCACCGCTGAGATTATATTTCACCTGCTGTCTGGCGCGACGCTGTAAGCGCTGATGGGTTTCATCATCACGTGGATCGATATACTGCAATGTAAGCGCATGACTCACAGGACCGGTAGTCAGATTGCCTGTCCACTCCACTCCTTTAATCGTGGCCGATTTGACGTTGTAATAGGCGTCATTGTTATAGCTTATCAGGTTGTCAATCTTGTACCGCCAGGTCGACAAACGCCAGTCCAGCGGACCGGTGACGCCTTCAATACCCGCTTCCCACTGCCTGGATTTTTCCGGCTGAAGATCCGGGTTGGACGCAATACCATACTGAGGCGACCCAAACTGCTGAGTCAGGCCCGGAGCCAGAAACCCTGTACCATAGGAAAGAGTTGCGCGATAGCCATCAACAAACTCCCAGCCTGCCGCGGTCTGCCAGGTTCCATGCCAGCCAAACTGTTCGTCATGATCTTCACGGCCTGACGCTTCAAGCGTAACGCTCTCAAGCACCTGCTGCTGACCGGTTAGGTAAATACCGGTTGTATCACGTTTAAAACGGTCAGTATCAGCCTGCGTTACTGACGTGAGTTTTTCCTGCTTCCAGTCCACCCCGGCGCTGACAGAGCCGTGACCGACAATAAGGTTGTTGCCCCATTGAATGTAACGCTGCTCCATACGATCAAGCGTCGTGCCATCCTGGTAGCGACCATAAAGGCTGCTGTAGTTATAGCTTTTCAGCTTCTGAAAACTGGCGATGAGCTGAGAAGAGTAGATGTCGGCGTTATAGCGTAATCCGGTATCCCATGATTGATTGTCATACTGGTTTTCATCCGCGCTGAATGCCGGAGAATACGGCGGATTTCCCACATCGAAATCGGCGTTATTGGCATAACCATAGCCGCGAAAGAAACCGTCTACATTCTCAGAAAAATGATGCTGAAGGCTGCCAAAGAACGTTTTATTACGATAACCGTCGCGGTCGTTATCATGATTCCATGTCGATCCCGGCTGAACGTTAAATCCACGGGTAGTCTGATACGCCCCCATCGCCGTCACCACCGTGTCGCCAAAACGCTGGCGTAGCGTGCCGGAATATTCCTGATAGCCTTTAGATCCGACGCCAGCATCAATCCGTGACACTTCATCATCACCCTGCGTGATGATATTAATCACACCGCCAATCGCTCCGGAACCATATACCGCTGAACGCGGCCCGCGAATAAACTCAATACGCTGAATCAGTGAAATCGGGATTTGATAAAGATTAGAGTCGTTGGAAAGGTTGGGACGAGAAACCGGTACGCCGTCCATAAGGATGAGCGCATGGCGTGAATCAGTACCACGGACATAGACGGAGGCGAGCTGGCCCATTCCTCCGTTTTGCGAAATATCCACGCCCGGCAAACGACGCAACACATCCAGCACCGTTTTAGACTGCCATTTATCAATTTCTTCACGCGTCACCACATCGGTTGGCGCCAGCACCGTATTCACTGGCTGCTGAAAACGGTTTGCGGTCACCACCAGAGAATCTGAGCCGCTATCCTGCGCCCAGCCAGAAAACGCCGTGGCGGACAGCGCCGTCAGCAGCGAGATTTTTTTTATCATCATTAACGT is a window of Cronobacter muytjensii ATCC 51329 DNA encoding:
- the murI gene encoding glutamate racemase, coding for MATKLQDGNTTCQAATPSEARPTILVFDSGVGGLSVYDEIRHLLPDLHFIYAFDNVAFPYGEKSEAFIVERVVEIVTAVQARYPLALAVIACNSASTVSLPALREKFAFPVVGVVPAIKPAARLTANGVVGLLATRGTVKRPYTHELIARFANECQIEMLGSAELVEIAEAKLHGEPVSLEALRRVLRPWLRMPEPPDTVVLGCTHFPLLADELLQVLPEGTRLVDSGAAIARRTAWLLEHEAPDARSCDDNIAYCMALTPEVAQLMSVLQRYGFGKLEKLPV
- the btuB gene encoding TonB-dependent vitamin B12 receptor BtuB, which encodes MIKKISLLTALSATAFSGWAQDSGSDSLVVTANRFQQPVNTVLAPTDVVTREEIDKWQSKTVLDVLRRLPGVDISQNGGMGQLASVYVRGTDSRHALILMDGVPVSRPNLSNDSNLYQIPISLIQRIEFIRGPRSAVYGSGAIGGVINIITQGDDEVSRIDAGVGSKGYQEYSGTLRQRFGDTVVTAMGAYQTTRGFNVQPGSTWNHDNDRDGYRNKTFFGSLQHHFSENVDGFFRGYGYANNADFDVGNPPYSPAFSADENQYDNQSWDTGLRYNADIYSSQLIASFQKLKSYNYSSLYGRYQDGTTLDRMEQRYIQWGNNLIVGHGSVSAGVDWKQEKLTSVTQADTDRFKRDTTGIYLTGQQQVLESVTLEASGREDHDEQFGWHGTWQTAAGWEFVDGYRATLSYGTGFLAPGLTQQFGSPQYGIASNPDLQPEKSRQWEAGIEGVTGPLDWRLSTWRYKIDNLISYNNDAYYNVKSATIKGVEWTGNLTTGPVSHALTLQYIDPRDDETHQRLQRRARQQVKYNLSGEVSDFGWDVTYQYIGEREDTNFNTFPSEKVKLGSVSLWDVAVSYPVTSHLTVRGKIANLFDKDYETVYGYQTAGREYNLSGSYTF